CTTCACGCTTTGTTTCTGTTGTTTTTTGCTCTGGTCCATCATTTTCATCAAATTCCCCATCTTGATTATTTGTATTTTCATTATCTGTTTTTTTTATTTTAGGCTTTATTTTTAATATTTTTTCTTTCCCGAATAACTTAAATTTAACAATTCCTTTTTCAAATTCTATCTTCACTTTAGACTTGAAATTGAAATCGCTTTTGATATATTTTCGAAAGCATTCACTATCTTCGATATCATTGCATTCCTCCGGCAAATCTTCTTCTGTTGTCAAAAAATCCAAAATAATTTGGCTTTTTTGGTATAAATATTTTTTATTTTTTGATCCAGTCGTTTGAATTGTTTTATTTATCTCCGCTAAAAATGAGTTTATTGAATCAGTTAATTCATTTTGCAAAAACTGAGACCGGTCTGAATTAAAATTAATATTTTCATCGTCACTAATAATTCTTATATACCCAATCATTTGATTTAGTACAAATTGAGTTTTAATATTTTTCATGATATTGGGATCAAACATTGTATAGTTATTAAACAGATTAGTGTTAACATAGATCAGCGGCGTCAAATCATTTTGAGGATTCAAAAACAATTTATCCACTTTATCTTTTCCATATGCCGGAAAATGAAATATGCTCAGTTCAATCTCAATCTTATATTGGCTCGACATAAATTGAAACTTTTCTGATAAAATTTCACATTTATTATAGTAGTATTTTATTTCCTGATCATCACTTTTATATGTAATGTAAAACAATCTATGTTCAAGTGCCTGACTATCTAACGAAAAATTTTTATTGTTTTCATATACCTTATCATCGACTTGCAATTCAACCGTAAATGCAGAATCATCAAATGCGTATAAGACTTTTTTGTAATTCTTCTCAATCGAAAAATATTCTTTTAGCGAATTTTTATTATATTCATCAAGATAAATTGTTATCGTTGTACCTTGCTCTTCAATATCACTTTCAATAATATCAACCTCTATTTGGGAAAGATCATCCGCCTTTATAAGGATATCATAATCCGCTTCAAAAACTAATCCTTTGGATGTATTTTTCTTAGTTTGCCACCTTACGCGCTTACCAAATTTAAAAACAGATAAAAATCCTAACCCTTTAGCGCCTTGTGTGTATCTTTTATGTTTATTAATTTTCCCATACTTTTTAACGCTCTTTGAAATATGAAATAATGTATTTATGTCACTTTCATCCATTCCTTCTCCATTATCTACTATTTTTAATGTTCCATTGTTAGTATCTAAAATAACGCTTACTCTAGGAGCTCCCGCATCGTAAGCATTTTTGAGCAGTTCATTTAATGCAATTATATTTGATGGTATTTTGTCAGATAATTCTCCAATAATGCTGCCACTCACTTTTACTTTTGAATTCACTTTTATCCGCTCCTATCCATGATATCTTTTTGGTATTTATATTTTTTCCATTCTTCTTCTTAACTCTTTAATTAGAT
This genomic window from uncultured Anaeromusa sp. contains:
- a CDS encoding ATP-binding protein; this encodes MNSKVKVSGSIIGELSDKIPSNIIALNELLKNAYDAGAPRVSVILDTNNGTLKIVDNGEGMDESDINTLFHISKSVKKYGKINKHKRYTQGAKGLGFLSVFKFGKRVRWQTKKNTSKGLVFEADYDILIKADDLSQIEVDIIESDIEEQGTTITIYLDEYNKNSLKEYFSIEKNYKKVLYAFDDSAFTVELQVDDKVYENNKNFSLDSQALEHRLFYITYKSDDQEIKYYYNKCEILSEKFQFMSSQYKIEIELSIFHFPAYGKDKVDKLFLNPQNDLTPLIYVNTNLFNNYTMFDPNIMKNIKTQFVLNQMIGYIRIISDDENINFNSDRSQFLQNELTDSINSFLAEINKTIQTTGSKNKKYLYQKSQIILDFLTTEEDLPEECNDIEDSECFRKYIKSDFNFKSKVKIEFEKGIVKFKLFGKEKILKIKPKIKKTDNENTNNQDGEFDENDGPEQKTTETKREDEKPISPSIVPAVLNLNRLTVEMFIPTEQVDLKDYIAAIYDSSGNDVSKEMCVISCDGIVRNNGILESITESCEKSIEYVYTDLKTGPVVKKIDMKFFQQESKISGKKKNDIVTLPSKEDYHINYNQSVINLISQVNTLDLKYYLELVACCLRSVFEMSVDTIHKSTKYNAFFPNKLGFEDKVIKVVEYIDKNNAFKTAISDSTKIEFKTLNNFLNTSDFRKAISAAHLGAHKSGTHLTEQEVAQLAKKLGLFVVLVNEMMNNSRIN